Within Pseudomonas paeninsulae, the genomic segment CTTCAGCCGCGAAACGTTGGCTTTGCCGACGTTGGCGAATTCAGTCGGCGTCCTTGCGGCTGCCCGGCAAGCCCTGACTGTTGCGCTCAAGCTGCTGCTTCAACAGCGGTAACTCGCCATCTGGTGGAGCCAGGGAACCGCCAGGTGGATTGGCCTGGTAGCCCGTACCGTCGTTGAGCAAGGGTGGATTATTCGGCGCCGGAGTCGGCAGGTTGCGCGGCAGCAGCTGGGTGAAGGGTTGCGGCGTGGTGGTGCCGGGTGAGCCGGCAGGTCGCTCCCGGGGCGTCGACGCGGAATAGTCCCGCGCTTCAATCGCACTGCCGCCCAGGACCGTCAGGCACAGCAGTAGCACACTGGTCAGGCGCATCATCCACCTCTCTTTAGCAGGACGCTTGGGCATTGGGCTGCGCGCACCACCGATAAGTGCCCGTCCGGCTGTTTTCGCCGACCACCGGCAGGGCTACACTGTCGGCATCAGCATACCGCCACGAGACAAGCCATGAGCACGGACAAATCACCCTCACCTACCGCCAAGCTCGACCGCATCCTCGCCGATGCCCAGCGCAGTCGCGAAGAAGGCTACCGGGATAAAGCCCTGAAGATGTACCCGCATGTCTGCGGCCGTTGCGCCCGGGAGTTTGCCGGCAAGCGCCTGAGTGAATTGACCGTTCACCACCGCGATCACAACCACGACAACAACCCGCAAGACGGTTCCAACTGGGAGTTGCTGTGCCTGTATTGCCATGACAACGAACACGCGCGCTACACCGACCAGCAGTACTTCAGCGAAGGCTCGACCGCCAGCCCGCAGGGGCCGAAATCGACCCACAAGGCCTTTGCCGACCTGGCCGCCCTGCTGAAAAGCAAAGACTGAGGCGGCACCGCACAAGTCTGCCGACAGGATGATCTGTGATGGGTATCGCTGCGCTCAACGCCATCCTACGGGATCACCGCTCAATCAACGCAATCGGGGCTTTTGTAGTCGTTGGGTTAGCGGCGAACGCTTAGCCCGAGCAAAACCCAGCGTAAAGGCGCCGCGTAACCCGACATAGCGTCAGCAGGGACGGCGCAATCCGGGCTACGGATTGTCACGTCGCCAGGCACTACATGAACCTGCGGGAAGGCCGCGCCTATGGCAATGCGTTGGTTTTTTTGCAGTCCGACGGTCCGCCAATCCACGTGGAGCTTCATCCGATTGCCCTGGCAGCAATGCCTCCAGGCCTTATACTGCCGCCTTTTGCGTAAAGGCCCTGCTTCGTGGCGAACAAACGATACAGCTGCATCGGTTTATTCAATCCGAAATCTCCGGAGAACGTCGGTGCGGTGATGCGCGCCGCCGGTTGCTATGGCGCGGCCTCGGTGTTCTACACCGGCAAACGCTATGAGCATGCTCGCGACTTCGTCACCGACACCAAGAAGGTGTTCCAGGATATTCCGTTGATCGGCATCGATGATCTGCAGAAGATCATCCCGCTGGGTTGTACACCGGTCGCCGTCGAGTTGGTCGAAGGCGCCCGACCGCTGCCGCAGTACACCCACCCGGATCGGGCGATCTATATCTTCGGCCCGGAAGACGGCTCCCTGAACAAAGAGATACGCGCCTGGTGCGAGGATGTGATCTACATCCCCACCCAGGGCTGCATGAACCTCGCCGCCACGGTCAATGTGGTGCTCTACGACCGCATGGCCAAGGGCAACAACACCAAATCCGGGCCCAAGTTCTAAACGCCCCGAGCGAAGCCGGGACGCGCGAGCGGCAGGCCGGCAGATAAGCCCACCCTGAGCCCACTTGCGCGGGCGCTACTTCAGCAGTTTGCTGTCGAGCACCTTGGAGGCCCCGCCCATCACGTTCTCGCTGATCTCGATAAAGTCCTTGGTGCTGGCCTTGTCCAGGCGCATCAAGCCGCGGGTCACGTCGTCCAGCGAGCGTGGCTCAGTACTGCCCTTGGTCTTCTGACGAATCTCCCGATCCAGCTCCTGCAGCAACAGTACCGCGCGCGCAGTCACTGGACCGCTGGCACTCTTGCCACGCAGGCTCTTCACCGGCTCGCTCCAGTCAACCAGCTGCTCGCGGACTTTCTGGTAGCGTTCTTCGCTCAAGCCACCCGCGCGGCGAACCAATTCAATGGCGTAATACTCGGCCAGCCCCTCGGTGATCCAGTCGCTACGGTCGCGCGACTGGATGCGGCTGAATACATGCACCAGCTCGTGCACCAGTGCGCTGGTACCGTTCTCGCTGACCAGCGGACGATCAGCATGCATGTAATAGGAATTAGGTGCCGACAGGCCGCCACGCCACATCGGGTCGCCAGCACCAACGATTAGCAGCTTGGCCGGGTCACGCGGGAACACCGCCTGGGCCTCCTTCCAGACGAAGGTCAACAGGGTGAGAATATCCATGCGGCGCATGCCCTCGCCAACCGGCGCGGCGATGGTCACGTCGGTCTCGCCAAGCTGGGCGCGGCGTGTCCCTATCTTGCCGGCGACGATCCAGCCGGTCGGGCGATCGAACTTGCGCTGCGGGTTGTCGATGCGGAATTTGTCCTTGCCGATTTTCGGCCAACCGGTCTCGACGCCGCGCCAGCCCTTGGGTAGCTCGAACTGCAGGCGCGCGACCAGCTCGGTCTTGTTCTGCTGACGCAACCGGGCGCTGGGCACCAGGTTGTCGCCGCGTAGCAAGGCCCAGTCTTCGGTCATGCGCGCATCGAAACGGCCATCTCCCCGCGGCTGACTGATCCGCACGCGGTAGGTCAGCTTCGCCACGCCTTTACCTGGCTGCCAGACCCCACGTTCTGGGCTTTCCTGGCTCCACTCGCCGTCGCCACTGAAATCGCTGTAGTTATCCTCATCACCCAGATTGAACGTCAGACTGCGTACTCGCTCGCCGTCCTCCAGGGTCAGGCTGACTTCGGCCTGATCGCTCTCGGGCAGAAAACGCACGTGGTAATCCAGGTCGACCTTCTGCGCCGCCCAGAGCGGTGTGCACAGGCTCAGCAGTAAGGCGGACAACAAGCTACGGCGAATCATCATGATGGGCATTTCCTTGCGGGACGGGTCAGTGCATTGGGTAGACCGGCTATGAGCCGTGCAATTCAATGCAAGCTGATCGTTATAGCTGGTTAATGCGCGCCCTGCCTCAGCCGGCGCGGAAAATCAGGTGTTCTTCCCAATCGTCGTCGGCCACGCTGTTTTCGCTGAGCATGCGCCCGGACTGGGAAATTCGCTGCTGGTGCACCTGCTCCGGATCGCCGCAGACCAGGTGATGCCACAACAGCAGATCCTTGCCTTCGCTGACCAGGCGATAGGCGCAGGTTGGCGGCAGCCACTGGAACTGGTCGGCCTGGGCCGGGGTGAGCTGGATGCAATCGGGCACGGTCTTTCGGCGATTGCTGTAGTCCGTGCAGCGGCAGGTCTTAAGGTCGAGCAGCGTGCAGGCGATACGCGTGTAATAGACGCTGCCGTCTTCGTCATCCTCGAGTTTTTGCAGGCAGCACAGGCCGCAGCCATCGCACAGCGATTCCCACTCGTCTTGATCGAGTTGCTCGAGGGTTTTGCGTTTCCAGAAGGGTTCGACTTTGGCGGCCATGGCGAGGGTACGGTGTCTGGCGAAAAGGCCGGCAGTCTAGCGCGCGCCTCGCAAGTGGCCAAGGCCGGCGGGCCGAATGGCAGCGCGCGGGCGGCTACAACTCACCCGCCAACACTCTCGTTGATCCTTTGTCCATGCGTGCAACTCAATAACCGCGGGCAAAATCCACGGCGCCGTGCAGTTGGCTGCCGACTTGATAACGCTGCAGATTGTCGACGAACAACTGCACCAGCAGCCGAGGCTCGGTGGGTGCAGAGCTGTGCCCGGTGAGCAACAGGCGCGGCGCGGTCCAGAATGGATGCCCAGCGGGCAGCGGCTCCTGGCGGCAGACGTCGATAACCGCGCCGGCCAATTGGCCCTGCTGCAGCGCCGCGACCAGGTCGGCATCGACCACCGCCACCCCGCGCCCGGCGTTGATCAGCAGCGCGTCGGGTTTGAGCCGGGCGAACAGCGCAGCGTCGTAGAGATCACGGGTGGCCGGGGTGTCCGGCAACAGGTTGATCAGGTAATCGGCCTGGCTGGCCAGGCGTGGCAACTGATCGAGTCCGGCTACTTCGTGAAAAGGCGCGAGGGCGCGCGCGCGACTGGCCACGCCGTACAACTCGATGCCGAATGGGGCGAGAAAGCGTGCCACGCTCTGGCCGATATCGCCGCTGCCGACGATCAGCGCACGGCGTCCGGCCAGACTCTGCGGCAGGCGGTCGTCCCAATGCTGCTCGACCTGGGCGGCCAGGCGGGCAAACAGCTGGCGCTCGTGGGCCAGCAGGTGACACAGCACGTACTCGGCCATCACCTGGCCAAAGATGCCGACCGCACGACTCAACTGATAATCGTGCGGCAGATCGGCGGCCAGCAACGGCGTGATGCCGGCCCAGGTCGATTGCAGCCACTGCGGCTGGTGCCCCTGGCGCAGCAAGGCGGCGAGCAGATCCGGCTGGCCGAGCCAGAGCGGACAACTGCCGGCCCACTGTGCCAACTCGAGCGGATCGGCGCTGCCGAACAGCTCAAGCTCGGGTGCCGCCTGGTGTAACAGGTCGGCATAGCGGGCATGTTCGGCTTCGCCGATCAATACGCGCATGCTCGTCACAGCGGGTCGTTGCGGCGCAGTAATTCGTCCGGCAGGTGCTCGATGTATTCATCTTCCGGTGGCGGCATCTGCAGGTGATAGCCCTGCTTCTCGAGGTTTTCCAGCACGGCGTGAATGTCCTCGCGAGCCAGCTTGCGCTCCGGCGTGAGCACCATGCTGAAGGCCAGGGTCGGCGGGCCGAACGCCGCCAGCAGGCTTTCCGGCACCCGCTCCAGCGCATCACTTTTCAGCACATAGAGGTACATCTCGTTCTTGCGCGGGCTTTTGTAGATTGAACAGATGCGTTTCACGCGGATTCTCCTTCACTGGCCAGGCAATCGAGCAGTGCCTGGCCCATCAATTCACGACGCCAGCCGCGTAGCGTGTCCGGCAACTGGTAAGGGCCGTTGGGGTAGCCGGTTTTCAGCAGGGCTTCGAGGGTTTTCTTGCGTAGCATCAGCTCCGGGGCAATGTTCAGCCGTTCGCCTTCGCGCTGGCCGAGGGCGCGCAGCTTCTTCAACAAGGTCGCGGCTTCCAGCGGCAACGGCTCGGGCAACGCCTCGGGCCAATCGGCCGGCGGCGTGGCAGCGGCGTGCTTGATCAGCTGGAGCAGGAACTCGCCGTCCTGACGCACGGTTTTCGGGTGCATGTCTTCGATCCGCGCCAGCGCCACCAGATTGTCCGGCTGGGTGCGGGCCAACGGCCACAGCGAATGCTCGCGGATAATGCGGTTGCGCGGCTGATTGCGTGCCCGCGCCTCGCGCTCGCGCCAGGTGCAGAGCTCGCGCAGCACTGCCAGCTGCGCGCGGGACAGTTTCCAGGCCAGCTTGGCCTCGCGGTAGACAACTTCCGGGGCGACTTCACGGCCCAGGTTGGCCACCAGTTCGGCACCGTCCTCCAAGACCCAGGCCTTTTTCTCGGCCGAAAGCTGTTGCTGCAACTGGGTATAGACCTCGGCCAGGTGCAGCACGTCCTCGGCGGCGTAGCTGATCTGAGTCTCGGTGAGCGGGCGCTGCAGCCAGTCCGAGCGAGTTTCGCCCTTAGGCAACTCGATGTTCAGCACCGCCAGCACCAGGCGCGAATAGCCCATGGAGAAGCCAAGATTGAGATAGGCGGCGGCCAGCTGGGTGTCGAACAAGGCCACTGGCAGGCTACCGGTCAGGCGCAGGAAGACTTCCAGATCCTCGCTGCAGGCATGCAGCACCTTGACCACGGCCGGGTCTTGCAGCAATGCGCTGAACGGCGCCCAGTCGTCGATCAGCAGCGGATCGATCAGGTAGGCGTGCTCACCTTCGCTGACCTGCAGCAAGCCGGCGATCGGGTAAAAGGTGTCGACCCGCATAAATTCGGTGTCGACCGCCACGAATGGCAAGCTGCGCCAGCTGGCGCAGTGCTGCGCCAGGCTGGCGTTGTCACGAATCCAGTGAATATCAATAGCCACGCGGCTCTCCCATGAAGAATGCCGCGCAGTATATATCGCCCCGGCCCTTTGCCGGGTATTGCGTCCCGGATCAGAAGTCCTGAGCGGTCGGGCGCAGCACCACTTCATTGATTTCTACCTCGGCCGGTTGCTCGATGGCGTAGGCAATGGCGCGAGCTACCGAGTCAGACGGGATGGCCATCTGATAGAAGTCCTTGACCGCCTTGCTCGACGCTTCGTCGGAGCTGCCGTGCTTGAGTTCCGAGTCCACCGCACCGGGGGAGATGATGGTGGTGCGGATCGTGGCGCCCACTTCCATGCGCAGGCCTTCGGTGATCGCCCGCACGGCATATTTGGTGCCGCTGTACACGGTGCCGCCCGGGGCAAACACCTTGATCCCCGCCACCGAAGAGATATTGATGATGTGCCCGCTCTCCTGCTTCTGCATGTGCGGCAAGGCAGCGGCGATGCCGTAGAGCACGCCCTTGATGTTGATGTCGATCATCCGCTCCCACTCGTCGGTACGCCCCTGGGCCATCGGCGCGATAGCCATCAACCCGGCGTTGTTGACCAGCACATCGATGCGGCCAAAGGTGTCGACCGCACCCTGAACCAGTGCATTGACATCACTTGCCACGGTGACATCGGTAGCAAAAGCAACAGCCTTGCCGCCCGCTGCGGTGATCTCGTTGACAATCCTGTCGAGGTTTTCCTGACGCCGCGCACCCAGCACCACCGAGGCGCCAAGGGCTGCCAGGTGACGGGCGGTGGTTTCGCCAAGGCCGCTGCTGGCCCCGGTAATCACAATTACTTTGTCGATAATATTGTTGCTCATGGAGTTTCCTCTCTGGCGTTTGCACAAGAACGAACATGGCCAAAGTATGCATGGCGCTGGTAATCCGGTTAATGGAATAGTCAGGATTTTGTAATTCCATATAATGGAATAACTGATCCGACACTTCTCCACTCACCCAACAAGGCTCATCGCGTGCTCAACCGAATGGAAATGCTGCGTATCTTCACCGTCGCCGCGCACACCAACAGCTTCCGCGAAGCCGCCAGCCGCCTCGGGGTCTCTCCGCAAAGTGTGACGCGGGCGATCAAGGAGCTGGAGGAACTGTTCGGCGAACTGCTGTTTCACCGCAGCACCCGCCAGGTGCAGATCACCGCGTTCGGCGCCCAATTGGCCGAGCAGGCGCAGCAAACCCTGAGCAGTTTTGATCAACTGTTCCAACGCAATGCTCAGCAACCGGTCAACGACCTGGCGGGGCGAGTACGCATCACCGCCCCGCAGGCCGTGGGGCGGCGTTTCGTCATGCCGGTGCTGGGCGAATTGATGAACGAATACCCGCAGATCGACTTCGACCTGCGCCTGTCGGACGCGATGACCGATGCCGTGGATGCCCAGATAGACATCGGCGTGCGCATCGGTTTTATCCGCGACCGTCGCTACATTGCCCGCGCTGTCGCACCTATCCCCATGTTCGTCGTCGCCAGCCCGGAACTGCTGGCCAGCAGCGGCACCCCGACCAGCATCGACGCCCTGCACGAACTGCCCACCAGCGCCCTGGTCGACCGTAGCAGCGGCCGGCCCTGGCCCTGGTATTTCGCTGGCGACCGCCACTTGCAACCGGCCAAGCCGAGCTTCACCACCGACGATCAGGAGGTCGAGCTGGACGCCGTACTGGCCGGGCTGGCGATCGGCCAATTGCCCAGTTATCTGGTGCTGCCGGCACTGCGTAGCGGCGCCTTGCTCAGCCTGCTCGACGAACACCAACCGCCGCCCTGGGAGCTGTTCATCTACCGCCCGCAGAGTGGCCCGGTAGCCGCGCGCGTGCGCCTGGTCTACGACCGTCTGAACGAGCGCCTGGGCGATCCGTCCCTGGTGCCCAGCACGCCCTGAGCGCCAGCCAATCTCGCATCGCCGCCTAATTACTGTGTAATCTGGCCGCCGCTCGCACGCTTCGGCACAAGGAATAAGCGCAATGAAGAAACTGCTTGGCCTACTCGTCCTGTTGATTGCCGCCATGGCGATCTATCTGGCCGTCACCCCCAGCCCCATCGACCCACTGGCCTGGGAAGCGCCGCCCGCCCTCGCCATGATCGGCGTGCTGGAACCCAACGACACCCTGATGAAGGCCGAACTGCTTGGTCGTGGTCAGCTGCACGGCCCGGAAGACACCGCGGTGGATGCCCAGGGCCGGGTCTACGCTGGCCTGCATGACGGGCGAATCGTGCGCATCGAGGCCGACGGCAGCGTCGCGACCTTTGTCGACACCCGGGGCCGCCCGCTGGGTATGGACTTCGACGCCACCGGCAACCTGATCGTCGCCGACGCCTACAAGGGCCTGCTGTCCATCGACCCACAAGGGCAGATCAAGGTACTGACAACCGAAGCAGAAGGCGTGCCGTTCAAGTTCACCGACGATCTGGACATCGCCAGCAACGGCACCATCTATTTCAGCGACGCCTCCTCGCGCTTCGAGCAGCCGGATTATTTGCTCGACCTGCTCGAAGCCCGCCCCCATGGCCGCCTGCTCAGCTACAACCCACACAGCGGCGAGACCCGCGTACTGCTCAACGACCTATACTTCGCCAACGGCGTGGCGTTGTCGGCCAACGAGGACTTCGTGCTGGTCAACGAAACCTACCGTTATCGCATCACCCGCTACTGGCTCAAGGGCGAGCAAGCCGGTACTCACGATGTGTTCATCGACAACCTGCCGGGTCTGCCGGACAACCTGCAAGGCGACCGCGCTGGCACCTTCTGGGTCGCCCTGCCGACGCCGCGCAAGGCCGATGCCGACTTCCTCCATCGCCACCCCTGGCTGAAAACGCAGCTGGCCAAGCTGCCGCGCGCGCTCTGGCCGAAGGCGATTCCCTACGGCTTAGCCATCGCCATCAACGAGCAAGGCGAAATCATCCGCAGCCTGCACGACACCAGCGGCTCGCACCTGCGCATGGTCACCTCGGTCAAGCCGGTGGGTGATTACCTGTACTTCGGCAGCCTGGATAACGACAGGATTGGCAGACTGAAGATTCGTTGAAGCAAAACGCCGCGCGCCATCAATCGCAGTGATGGGTGATCACCCATTCGCTGCTACGAGCTGCATATGCAGGAGCAACCCGACCGTAGGATGGGGGGGGCGCGCAGGCTGAGCGCAGCGATACCCATCCAGCGGGATATGCCTGTACCTGGTGCCATGGCCAATATCGCTGATGGGTTACGGCGTGTTTGCGCTTGTGGCAACAGGCCAATTTGCGGGCGCCTAACCCATCCTACGACTCGCAGCCCAGTGAATAGTGCTACAGCCGAACTGCACTGAAAGTCGGAGGGATTCAGCCGATTTTTTCGGCCATCCAGATGGTGTGGCGGGCGCCCTTGTTGCCATGGGCGAATACCTGCACCTCTTCGACCTTGAAACCGGCTTTGCGCACCTTGTCGGCGAACTTGCTATCGGCACTGGCCGACCAGACCGCCAGCACACCCTTGGCGCGCAACGCCTGGTGGCAACGCTGCAACCCTTGTGCGGAATACAACCAGCTGTTGCGCTTCTGGGTCAGGCCCTCGGGGCCGTTGTCGACATCCAGCATGATGGCGTCATAACGCTTGTCCGCCGGTTTCAGGCAATTGGCCACGTCATCCTGCACCACCCGCGTGCGCGGATCGAGCAGCGGGTAGCCGGCCTTGGCGCCCAGCGGGCCGCGGTTCCACTCGACCACCCCTGGCACCAACTCGGCGACTTCCACTTCGGCGGTCTTGCCCAGGTTCTGCAGCGCCGCCGCCAGGGTGAAGCCCATGCCCAGACCACCGATCAATACCCGCGAATCCGGGCGCCCGGCGACTTTTTTGCAGGGGATCGCCGCCAGGGCATCTTCGGAGCCGTGCATGCGCGTGTTCATCAGTTGACCGCCATCGCCACCGGCGATCTTGATCACGAAATCCTCGCCATACTCGAACAGGCAGAGCGCACCCGAGCCATCGGGAATCTGGGCGGTATCGAGCAGTACAAAGCGCTTCATGGTTGTCTCATGATTCTGTGGGTTTGCAAGGGGCTGAACGATACAGCAGCCCTCAAACCACCGTAAGCATGTGCCCGATAATCCCCAGCATAAATCCCAGCAAAGCTCCCAGGCCAGGAGCCCAATGCTTGTTCAGCTTGGCCTGGGGCGCGATGTCTTGAAACACCGAGTAAAGGATACCGCCTGCGGCGAACAGCATGATCGCCGCCACCCACTGCGGAAAACTCGCCAACCACAAATAACCCGATACGCCTGCCAGCGGCCCAAGCAGCGCCATGACGGTAAATGTCAGCACTATTTTTGCGCGGCTGTAGTCCGTCGAAGCGCGTAATTCCCGATAGGCATTGAAGCCTTCCGGCAAGTTCTGCAGCGCCATCAAACCGGCCAGCAAAACCGCGCCCCGGCCACCGAGTGCAAATGCAGCACCCAAGGCCAGAGACTCCGGAATAAAATCCGCCAGCATCGCGGACAACTGACTGCCCGAGGTTTTCAGTCGATACAGCAGAATATCCAGCCCCATGAACGCGGCGCCGCCGGCACAGAACCACAGGGCAACCAGCAAGGGGCTCAATTCGCCAATCGCTTGTGGCACCAAGACCAACGCCACCGCAGCCAGCAGCGCGCCACCGCCGAAAGCGACCACACCGTGCCTGAACTCGGTCTCCAACCAACGCGGTCGAATTCGTTCGACGCTAGCCAGCGCCGCCCCCACCGGCATGGCAATGCCAACCAGTAAGGTAAAAGCCACAACAGATAACAGCGGGGGCACAGGCACCTCATCCAATCGAACAAAAATAGGGCTGGAAGCCTTTAGCCCAGGCCGCCAGCTAAACATTCCGCGTGCATCCACGCTGGACAATATTAGGCCTATGGCAAGACTCGCGACTTGCCGCATCAGATTCTGCATAGTGCATGCTGCGGTTTATCATGCCTCGAACCTGCTATTACCTAGGACGCCCGCCATGCCCATTGCCCAACTGCTCAGCACCGATCAACTCCAGGCCCGCCTTGACCAACCCGAGTTGGTCATCCTCGACTGCCGCTTCGCCCTGGATGACCCGGCCTACGGTCAGCGCAGCTATGCCGATGGGCATATCGCCGGCGCCCAGTTCGCCGATCTTGAGCGCGATCTGTCCGGGCCGATCCAAAAGGGTATCAGCGGCCGCCATCCGCTACCGGAGCCCGCACAACTGCTGGCGCGCCTGCGTGCATGGGGCTTGCACGACAACAGCACGGTG encodes:
- a CDS encoding YcgN family cysteine cluster protein; this translates as MAAKVEPFWKRKTLEQLDQDEWESLCDGCGLCCLQKLEDDEDGSVYYTRIACTLLDLKTCRCTDYSNRRKTVPDCIQLTPAQADQFQWLPPTCAYRLVSEGKDLLLWHHLVCGDPEQVHQQRISQSGRMLSENSVADDDWEEHLIFRAG
- a CDS encoding RNA methyltransferase, whose protein sequence is MANKRYSCIGLFNPKSPENVGAVMRAAGCYGAASVFYTGKRYEHARDFVTDTKKVFQDIPLIGIDDLQKIIPLGCTPVAVELVEGARPLPQYTHPDRAIYIFGPEDGSLNKEIRAWCEDVIYIPTQGCMNLAATVNVVLYDRMAKGNNTKSGPKF
- a CDS encoding SMP-30/gluconolactonase/LRE family protein codes for the protein MKKLLGLLVLLIAAMAIYLAVTPSPIDPLAWEAPPALAMIGVLEPNDTLMKAELLGRGQLHGPEDTAVDAQGRVYAGLHDGRIVRIEADGSVATFVDTRGRPLGMDFDATGNLIVADAYKGLLSIDPQGQIKVLTTEAEGVPFKFTDDLDIASNGTIYFSDASSRFEQPDYLLDLLEARPHGRLLSYNPHSGETRVLLNDLYFANGVALSANEDFVLVNETYRYRITRYWLKGEQAGTHDVFIDNLPGLPDNLQGDRAGTFWVALPTPRKADADFLHRHPWLKTQLAKLPRALWPKAIPYGLAIAINEQGEIIRSLHDTSGSHLRMVTSVKPVGDYLYFGSLDNDRIGRLKIR
- a CDS encoding LysR family transcriptional regulator, giving the protein MLNRMEMLRIFTVAAHTNSFREAASRLGVSPQSVTRAIKELEELFGELLFHRSTRQVQITAFGAQLAEQAQQTLSSFDQLFQRNAQQPVNDLAGRVRITAPQAVGRRFVMPVLGELMNEYPQIDFDLRLSDAMTDAVDAQIDIGVRIGFIRDRRYIARAVAPIPMFVVASPELLASSGTPTSIDALHELPTSALVDRSSGRPWPWYFAGDRHLQPAKPSFTTDDQEVELDAVLAGLAIGQLPSYLVLPALRSGALLSLLDEHQPPPWELFIYRPQSGPVAARVRLVYDRLNERLGDPSLVPSTP
- a CDS encoding YcgL domain-containing protein produces the protein MKRICSIYKSPRKNEMYLYVLKSDALERVPESLLAAFGPPTLAFSMVLTPERKLAREDIHAVLENLEKQGYHLQMPPPEDEYIEHLPDELLRRNDPL
- a CDS encoding YajD family HNH nuclease, with translation MSTDKSPSPTAKLDRILADAQRSREEGYRDKALKMYPHVCGRCAREFAGKRLSELTVHHRDHNHDNNPQDGSNWELLCLYCHDNEHARYTDQQYFSEGSTASPQGPKSTHKAFADLAALLKSKD
- a CDS encoding spermidine synthase, which gives rise to MKRFVLLDTAQIPDGSGALCLFEYGEDFVIKIAGGDGGQLMNTRMHGSEDALAAIPCKKVAGRPDSRVLIGGLGMGFTLAAALQNLGKTAEVEVAELVPGVVEWNRGPLGAKAGYPLLDPRTRVVQDDVANCLKPADKRYDAIMLDVDNGPEGLTQKRNSWLYSAQGLQRCHQALRAKGVLAVWSASADSKFADKVRKAGFKVEEVQVFAHGNKGARHTIWMAEKIG
- a CDS encoding D-2-hydroxyacid dehydrogenase, with the translated sequence MRVLIGEAEHARYADLLHQAAPELELFGSADPLELAQWAGSCPLWLGQPDLLAALLRQGHQPQWLQSTWAGITPLLAADLPHDYQLSRAVGIFGQVMAEYVLCHLLAHERQLFARLAAQVEQHWDDRLPQSLAGRRALIVGSGDIGQSVARFLAPFGIELYGVASRARALAPFHEVAGLDQLPRLASQADYLINLLPDTPATRDLYDAALFARLKPDALLINAGRGVAVVDADLVAALQQGQLAGAVIDVCRQEPLPAGHPFWTAPRLLLTGHSSAPTEPRLLVQLFVDNLQRYQVGSQLHGAVDFARGY
- a CDS encoding ZIP family metal transporter translates to MQNLMRQVASLAIGLILSSVDARGMFSWRPGLKASSPIFVRLDEVPVPPLLSVVAFTLLVGIAMPVGAALASVERIRPRWLETEFRHGVVAFGGGALLAAVALVLVPQAIGELSPLLVALWFCAGGAAFMGLDILLYRLKTSGSQLSAMLADFIPESLALGAAFALGGRGAVLLAGLMALQNLPEGFNAYRELRASTDYSRAKIVLTFTVMALLGPLAGVSGYLWLASFPQWVAAIMLFAAGGILYSVFQDIAPQAKLNKHWAPGLGALLGFMLGIIGHMLTVV
- a CDS encoding SDR family oxidoreductase, giving the protein MSNNIIDKVIVITGASSGLGETTARHLAALGASVVLGARRQENLDRIVNEITAAGGKAVAFATDVTVASDVNALVQGAVDTFGRIDVLVNNAGLMAIAPMAQGRTDEWERMIDINIKGVLYGIAAALPHMQKQESGHIINISSVAGIKVFAPGGTVYSGTKYAVRAITEGLRMEVGATIRTTIISPGAVDSELKHGSSDEASSKAVKDFYQMAIPSDSVARAIAYAIEQPAEVEINEVVLRPTAQDF
- the rnd gene encoding ribonuclease D; translated protein: MAIDIHWIRDNASLAQHCASWRSLPFVAVDTEFMRVDTFYPIAGLLQVSEGEHAYLIDPLLIDDWAPFSALLQDPAVVKVLHACSEDLEVFLRLTGSLPVALFDTQLAAAYLNLGFSMGYSRLVLAVLNIELPKGETRSDWLQRPLTETQISYAAEDVLHLAEVYTQLQQQLSAEKKAWVLEDGAELVANLGREVAPEVVYREAKLAWKLSRAQLAVLRELCTWREREARARNQPRNRIIREHSLWPLARTQPDNLVALARIEDMHPKTVRQDGEFLLQLIKHAAATPPADWPEALPEPLPLEAATLLKKLRALGQREGERLNIAPELMLRKKTLEALLKTGYPNGPYQLPDTLRGWRRELMGQALLDCLASEGESA